Proteins encoded within one genomic window of Gemmatimonadota bacterium:
- a CDS encoding chemotaxis protein CheC, whose product MHDLGAIQLDALREVANIGAGHAATALSQLTNRRVLVEVPTVRVGVAARASDDAGQDYATVRMQVLGDVTGETLQVFPQATARRIAGILTGATGGSVASFGDMERSALIEAGNIVAGAYLNALSDFMGMLLLMSVPTMSLGQMPFPGTDDVAESGAATALVLDTRFRMDGEEGEELDGQFILVPDGPSIRAMLESINVA is encoded by the coding sequence ATGCATGACTTGGGGGCGATCCAGCTCGACGCGCTGCGGGAGGTGGCCAACATCGGCGCCGGACACGCGGCGACGGCGCTCTCTCAACTGACCAATCGGCGCGTCCTGGTCGAGGTGCCCACCGTCCGCGTGGGGGTGGCGGCCCGGGCGAGCGACGACGCCGGGCAGGACTACGCCACGGTGCGCATGCAGGTCCTCGGGGACGTCACCGGCGAAACCCTGCAGGTATTCCCCCAAGCCACCGCGCGCCGGATCGCGGGGATCCTCACCGGCGCGACGGGCGGATCGGTCGCCAGCTTCGGCGACATGGAGCGCTCGGCGCTGATCGAGGCCGGCAACATCGTCGCCGGCGCCTACCTGAACGCGCTCTCGGATTTCATGGGCATGCTGCTGCTGATGTCCGTGCCGACGATGAGCCTCGGACAGATGCCGTTCCCGGGTACCGACGACGTGGCGGAAAGCGGGGCCGCCACGGCGCTCGTGCTGGACACCCGGTTCCGCATGGACGGGGAGGAGGGCGAGGAGCTCGACGGGCAGTTCATTCTGGTCCCCGACGGCCCCTCCATCCGGGCCATGCTGGAGTCCATCAACGTCGCGTGA